The window GAATGTGTattttgatgctggagattcattttcagtcatgctctacatattctgattcaccagggtcttgtctaataaattgAACACTTGAGTATATACATGAAATTACCAAGTAGCTGCACAGCATTTTCtactaggtgtcctagacatctaaatgcacacaaagtcatcagtcactatacattGAGTGTGCAAtattctttttgctaaaacatcacaacaatgcTCAATGTACAATGCACTTattaaaagacaatattaaatTCTTCATTGTTATTATGTTAAATGATTATGCTGGGATagtgctgtaatactgtaaagaaatagtatgctTTCTCATGTATACTTACATTTTGTAGGAGGattgtgaatattttcagcagtgaatggaaataTCCAGTCCTTTGCAATGCAAACATTGAAGCTAAtccatgctagaagccactgaaccatCTCTCAGCTTCCATCTTATAACTGCACCCAAagaactccacataaacttcagctaaaataagcctgttcctttccatgatgtccctTAGTATTGGTAATCAAATTAAGTAAAAACAATATGGATTACTGTATCAGTTTTGCCAAACAGCATCACTCGCATGTGCTACACTTCATCTGGCTTAGAACACAAAGCAGTGCGCATATTTCAAACTCACGTAGTGGGTAAACAAATAAGGCAGGTGAGGTGTCTGCGTATTCATCTAAGCGTCCTCTATttgttgaaacagctgccaatcacgcCGCTCGTGCTTGGACATTGGTTGTGAAGTCATTTGATAGCTTCGcctccccttcccccttcacaccttggtgagaattgctgtcactcaaaGCCATTAACTCTTCGTTCTTCAAACAGAATCTGTGGACTCTAAGAAAGGAGGGTCTTGTCCCTTATTCACCCCTGCTACAGGAGTAACATCCATTTGCTtgcatattttgttattttatgaatgaaaagAACACGTGTTTTGTGCAAAGACGTGAGCAAGCAAATGAAGAGCTTTACTAGCATTCTAGATACTTTTTAAACATGCCAAGCaattgctttgatggtaattaaattaataataacaataataataataataatatattacgGGTCTACACAGTCACATTTACTAAACCAGACATACTTGGTCAGGCTTAAGCTTCCCTCCTGATATTatcacttgtttattttactgtatctGAATCACTACATAATAAATTGTAGCCTAAACCCAGTTGTAAGAGGGATAAAAAAGACTATTTCCTCATTGTGGTTTATAACTATGACTTGTGATCACTTTGATACTTATGATACTGAATTTAGCGTAGCAATAAACGTCCCTgatgtgtgaaaattatttaatttctactCATTTAGCAAACTATTATAGTAGCTATAACTTTGAGACTACAAAACCCTGATTTAGTGATGTAGAAGCGTTTCACATGAGGAAAAACTATCAAGAGGTATTGTtgaatttattttgatttagctaaatttatttatttttcctacaTTGCTTTTATACTTGCACAGTTTTGTTGTACTTGCATAATTTTGAGTCTCTTAAGGatctttaaaagaaataaacttgCTGACTTTTTGCAAGTTTGCCTTGACTGCTGCAGAATGCTATTATTTTTGGACATTCAAAATtcattctaataaataaatgttgcatgGAATTGTCcaatttttaattattagtaTGTAAGGGTGTAGAAAAATTAAATCATAATGAAGAATCATCAATAAGtttgaaaaaaatctatactcagaatgtagttttatttcaacacttattttattttaattactaaaaacaacaacaatgaaagagTGAATGTATGATGGTGCACAGACTGATGGATGATAGAGGGGTGGAATATGACCATCACAGAGAAAATAATCACAGGAGAtcattttaatgtcagtgtTGCTCAACGTTTGAATCGCCGTAGTGTTTTGACAGCCTTTGAAAGCATCTTATTCATCTTATATGATTTCTCTAGTTTTGGTTTCTTCAGCTTGTTCTTCATTTTGAGGTTTTCATGATGGCAGaactaaagaaaaataaataaataaataatttacaaatgtgcaaaaatccAAAATAATCATATTATTCGTATGTGTCAatcaaaaaaacataatttagtcCAATATGAAGTTCTTCCAGTAAATAGACTTAGCTAACAGCTAAATGAATTTCACTTCTTACTGGTGTGGTACTTATGAAAGATGCAAAAAGTGGTAAATAACTCCTACATCATCTCTTTCTCCGTCATGGTTCTGTTCTTTAGAGACATCTGATAAAGATGTCAACAGTTTACTGGCCTCTTCTAGAGTTGTCTGAGTGACATTGATGATGTATAAGAGGCTTCTGAGCAGGTTCTGGTCCACTGGCTGAAACAGACATGAAGGATTAATATTTCCCACTCGCCCTCCGCTGGGCCTCTTTATCCTTCAATAATCCTCACAGTCAGTGACAAATGGTCCATTTGAAATAGGAAAATCAGCTCAGTGAAAATTATCCATGAAATGTGACGATTAACCAATTGAATCTGTGTGTCGCGTGCTTGGGCTCACGTGGACCTGCATGTGATGTCGGCCGTGGGTCTGCAGGCGTTGCTGGATCAGTTCGCTTGCGTGACTGATCagacccctcccctcacacatcTGTTCCAGCAGCGTGTCATAGTTCTCACGTGGAACCAGGACGTGGAGGCCATGAACATGGGCcctggaggagaggcagggctgGGCAGGATCTGAGCAGCAGATCAACGCTTTGATCACTGATCTGAAGCTGCTCTTGCACACACTGCCACTGTTCCTCCCAGAATGGTCCTTCTTTACTGAAGCTACGAGAGCAAGATGAACAAGAGTGCATTAATGTGACATgaatacacaacacaaaacaacaaaacaacgaTGTGTAACGGTAAAGAGGTTATTAAAAGTATACCTTCCACACCTCCAGTCATTTCTGTAATGTGCATCTGTTTTCTGACAACCTTTCATTAAATGGTGCCACTTAAAACACCTTGCAGGTGTAACTGTACAAATTCTATTAAGTCATTATCTTTCTGCTGAAGTCATTTGTTACACCTTCATTAAATCATTACACTCACCACCATCTTCATCTACTCTCAAGTGGAAATGGAAGACGTGATTTTTCAGGTTCCGCAAGTGAACATTTTTAGTAAATGAGGATAGCTTGGCTAATTCTGGATTGTGTCCCCGTGTTGTAGAACTGGTGTTTGCACCTCGCTCAGCGGCCTGCAGATGTCTGTACAGGTCCTGGGTCCTCCTGATAGTCTCCAGCAGTGTTGGTTTCAGTTCATGAATCTCCAACATATGCTGCTCCACTGCTGATAAAACCACATCAGGAGCTTCTTATATTTTTGTCAACAGCATTTTTAATAGTTATAATGCAAACAATTATGTACAGGgtattaaaataagaaaaatctttagCAGCAGGTTACAAGGTTGTTATAGATATATGTTACATCTATATTTGGTTTTTCACTTTGAAAATAACTTAGCAAGAGTAGTTTGACAAAAATGAAAGACCCCATCAGTCCCACAGTGCAGAGTGTACCTTGGATCTGGTATGTAGGATGTGTGAAGGCCTCTGTGTATCTCAGGCGTTGTTTCAGGAGCtgactttctctcacactctcctgtaGCTGCCCAGACATGAGCTAAGATcatcacagagagacagagtgttaCAAACCCCAGGAATCACGCTCAGCCCTGCACTGCCACGCCTACCTCTTCCCACACACGCCTCCAATCTGGTTTACTGGAatactagcacacacctgatcattGTTTCTCTCATCACTGCTCCCTTActtaagctcccctccctcacactcacgtcatgaagtattgccaaccttATTTTGCATACCAAGTGGTTCAGTTATGGttttgtctttctggttttcgacttctgcctgacccctggacaccccTGGACTCTGCCCCATGTTATGGACCTTGAATCAACAGGACTAcgaatacctgcctgacccctctga is drawn from Electrophorus electricus isolate fEleEle1 chromosome 22, fEleEle1.pri, whole genome shotgun sequence and contains these coding sequences:
- the LOC118240559 gene encoding CDK5 regulatory subunit-associated protein 2-like; translated protein: MTQTISELQKDNFNLRMRICFLKHEGGSQKCSSCTEQIYNAAEERFPVATQQNLDELSRCREELEKMEALFHQEKTLRLQLENQLQAYTLQDPPSEDQSQSEETIEELHRYIEQLQGELKAQNTIINQLRNRSTNQSSGHQPGHAHNSTLTTLKEDDIRDLKNLLELKDSELHETKIKHEASKNDLQQALKDKEKQIQGLHDILEGHIQDLAEKDAALAETTSELNNLESDVGKLILQLENRKQQLQLMSGQLQESVRESQLLKQRLRYTEAFTHPTYQIQAVEQHMLEIHELKPTLLETIRRTQDLYRHLQAAERASVKKDHSGRNSGSVCKSSFRSVIKALICCSDPAQPCLSSRAHVHGLHVLVPRENYDTLLEQMCEGRGLISHASELIQQRLQTHGRHHMQPVDQNLLRSLLYIINVTQTTLEEASKLLTSLSDVSKEQNHDGERDDFCHHENLKMKNKLKKPKLEKSYKMNKMLSKAVKTLRRFKR